The Desulfobulbus propionicus DSM 2032 DNA segment CATGTCAAAGTCAGCAAGCCGACCAAGAACCAGGTCATGCTGTCCGAACGGCTCGAATACGACGATGCCACCAAGATGCTGGTCAGCCCGGGCAAGGTCACCATCCTGGCCCCGAAGATGCGTCTGGACGCCGGGCGGATGGACTATGATTTTTCCACCGAGGGCTACGATTTCGGCAACCGGGTCAAGGTTAACCTCTAACCCCTCCGGCGTTCCGGCGGGATTCCACACTGAAGGGATACTCCATGTTGAGAATAAACGAGCATTACCTGAAACTGCAGGCTTCCTACCTTTTTTCCGATATCGCCAAACGGGTGGCCGCCTTCCAGACCGCCCATCCCGAGCGCGAGGTGATCAAGCTGGGCATCGGCGACGTCACCAACCCCCTGCCCCCCGCCTGTATCGCGGCCTTCCACAAGGCGGTCGACGAGATGGCCACCACGGCCGGTTTTCGCGGCTACGGTCCGGAGCAGGGCTATGATTTCCTCCGCCAGGCCATCGCGGTCAACGATTTTCAGGCGCGCGGCGCCGACATCCAGGCCGACGAGGTGTTTGTCTCCGACGGTGCCAAGTGCGACACCGGCAACATTCAGGAGCTGTTCGCCCTGGACGCGACAATCGCCATTCCCGACCCGGTCTACCCGGTCTACCTCGACACCAACGTCATGGCCGGCCGCACCGGGATGTTCAAGGATGGCCGCTATGAGGGCATCGTCTATCTGGAGTCGACCAAGGCAAACAACTTTGTTCCCGACCTGCCCAAGGAGCCAGTGGACCTGATCTACCTCTGTTTCCCCAACAACCCCACTGGTTCGACCATCACCAAGGAACAGCTCAAGGTTTGGGTCGATTTCGCCCGCGAGACCAAGGCGTTGATTCTGTTCGACGCCGCCTACGAGGCCTTCATCCGCGACTCCCAACTGCCGCACTCCATCTTCGAGATCGAGGGTGCGCGCGAGGTGGCGATTGAATTCCGCAGCTACTCCAAGAGCGCCGGCTTCACTGGCACCCGCTGCGCCTACACAGTGGTCCCCAAGGAGTGCCGAGCCTTTGATGCGCACGGCAACAAACAGGCGATCCATCCGTTGTGGAACCGCCGCCACTGCACCAAGTTCAACGGCGTCTCCTATCCGGTCCAACGCGCCGCCGAGGCGGTCTATTCGCCCGAGGGCAAGGCCCAGTGCACCGCCTTGATCGATGGCTACTTGAACAACGCCAAAATTATCGGCCAGGCCATGTCCGAGCTGGGGTACACGTATGTGGGCGGCGACAATGCTCCCTATGTGTGGATCGAGGGGGGGCGGGATTCCTGGGAATTCTTTGACCTGCTCTTGAACAAGGCCGGCGTGGTGTGCACCCCCGGCGCAGGTTTCGGCAAGTGCGGCCAGGGCTACATCCGCCTCTCCGCCTTCAACTCCGAGGCCAATGTGGTCAAGGCAATGGAGCGGATCAAGGAGGCTTTACAGTAAGACACGTTGAAGTTCCAATGAAATGGCGGAAAAAATGGGGAAGATCGCTATGCTTCCCCTGATTCCGCTGCACGTCACCAACCATCCACCGCTTCTGCCAACGCATTCCTCATAACCTGCGCATCGCAGGACATTAGATGTTTCTCCTTGAGTTAATGAGCTTATGAACGACCTCAAGATCTGTTTCAAGCGTGTCGACTACGACCTATCCGGTCTGTTGCACTATCTTGATAGGCGATATAGGTCTTCCTGACATTCAGCGTCCGTTCGTCTGCAAAAATGCCAAGGTTCGCGACCTGTTCGACTCGATGTATCAAGAGACCAGCCAACCGGTCGGTCCTGCTTGTTGGCGGCTGCGACAGTCAATCCTTCTTCTTGTTCCCGTCTTCAGCCTTCTCCCCCTTTGATCGCGGCCGTGTTCTTCCGCCGCCTTGTTGTTCATAAACCCTGCGCATGCTTGGTGTCACGCCGCACGGGGCAAAACAGGGGCGCAGTCCTCGCTCTTTCCTCATCCGCTAGCTGGACCAGGGCGAATCACCCTGCCTTTGTTTCCCGTCCATCCAGACCGCGCCGAAGCGGTGGGTGTTGATCGATAGTCTTTTGGATGGGCATTGTGCAAAATGTGCACAATGAAAAAGGTGTTGCACAGGCTTTTTTTTGCCTTTATACACCAACGTAACGGATTGTTTGTTTCATGGTTTTGTCAAAGAGAGGTTTGTGAGTTCGATGCGTACATAAGCAGTTACCTGTACATTAAGGAGGTGGCAGATGAAGTCGAAGGTTGTGGGCAGCAACGAGAATCTGTTGAGTAGTGTAACTCGCAGGGATTTCATGAAATTCTGCACGGCGGTGGCAGCCACCATGGGCTTGCCGGCCGCTGCGGTTCCCCGGATCGCCGAGGCCGTCACCTCGCCGAAACGTCCTCCGGTGATCTGGCTCTCCGGCCAGGAATGCACCGGCTGCGTCGAGTCGCTGTTGCGCACCGGGCACCCGTCCATTGAAACGCTGATTTTTGACCTGATCTCGCTCGAATACTCCGAGACCCTCAATGCCGGCTCCGGTCATCAGGCCGAGGCTGCCCGGGCCAAATCGATCGAGGAAAACAAGGGCAAATTCATCCTGGTGGTGGACGGCGCCATTCCGGTCAAGGATAAGGGCATCTACTGCCAGATCGCCGGCAAACCGGTGCTCGACATTCTCAACGAAACCGCGCCGCTGGCAGCGGCGGTCATCGCCATCGGTTCTTGTGCCGCCTGGGGTGGCGTTCCTTCCGCCGATCCCAATCCCACCGGGGCCACCCCGGTGCATACCATCCTCAAGCCCAAGGGCATTCCGGTGGTCAATATCCCCGGCTGTCCGCCCAATCCCTACAATTTTCTTTCCACGGTCATTCACTTCCTGACCTTCAACAAACTGCCGGCCCTGGACGACAAGGGACGGCCCAAATTCGCCTACAGCCGCCTGATCCACGAAAACTGCGAACGCAGGCCCCACTTTGACGCCGGCCGTTTTGCCGAGGAGTTCGGCGACGAAGGCCATCGCCAGGGCTACTGCCTCTACAAACTGGGGTGCAAGGGACCGGAGACGTATAACAACTGCGCCACCCTGCCGTTCAACGACACCCCCGGCTGTTGGCCGGTGGCCACCGGCTCGCCCTGCTTCGGTTGTTCCGAGGACAAGGTCGGTTTCCACAGCCCCCTGTTTTCCAAGGCAAAGGTCGCCTTCCCCACGCCGCCGGCACAACAGCCCGACGCGGTTCCGCCCAAGGGCGGTGGCGCCAAGAATTTCGCCTATGGCGTGGCCGGAGCGGCCATCGGCGCGGCGGCGGTGGCCCTGTCACAGCGGGGCGGCAAGGAAGACTGAACATAGACCGGGAGTGTGAACACCATGGCAATCAACAGACGGGATTTTCTCAAATTTTCGGCGGGGGCCGGCCTGATGCTGACTGCGGCGCCGACGCGCGGCCAAGCGGCACCGCGCGGGGAGCTGCCGCCCGATGCGGTCGGCATCCTCTATGACGCGACCCTGTGCATCGGCTGCATGTCGTGCATGGTCAACTGCAAGAAAGCCAACTCCGAACCCGGCGGCGCCTTGTACCACAAGGAAACTGCCGGCCAGATTCCCTTTGAATATCCGCAGGGCGATCCGATCTATGACGCCCCGGACAACCTCTCCTCCAAGACGCTGTGCGTGATCAAGGCCTACCGCGATGGTGACGGCGAGCAGCCCGGCCAGAGCGAAAAGGGCGGCCCGGCCTTCTCCTTTGTCAAGCAGCACTGTCTCCATTGTCTCGAACCGGCCTGCGTGTCGGTCTGCCCGGTGGCGGCCCTGCAAAAGCAGCCGGACACCGGCATCGTCACCTACAACAAGAACCGCTGCTTTGGCTGCCGGTACTGTCAAATCGCCTGTCCCTTCGGTATTCCCGCCTATGAATGGGAAAAAGCCTCGCCCTCGGTGGTCAAGTGCCAGTTGTGCAATCATCGCTATGCCCAGGGAGGGTATTCCGCCTGCTGCGAATTCTGTCCCACCGGCGCCTCGATCTTCGGCAAGGTCAAGGATCTGCGGGAAGAAGCCAAGCGCCGCCTGGCGCTCAAGCCCGGCGAGACCTACGCCTATCCGGTCAAACGGGTCGACGGCGACGAGCGTACCGAACAGGTGGTGGCCGAGTATGTCAACCATGTGTACGGTCTGGAAGAGGCCGGCGGCACCCAATATCTCTTCCTCGCCGGGGTGAGCTTCGACAAGCTAGGTTTCAACCCCAGGATCACCAACCAGGTCTATCCCGATTTCACCTGGGATTACGTGTCCCATGTACCGGCCCTGATCGGCACCCTGCTGGTGGCCGGCACCGCGTTGCGGGTGGTAACCCAGAAGTTGGAGAAAAAAAACAATGACGCCGGGAAGGGGGATGCGTCCTGACCCCACACGGACAACCTGTCTCGCGAACGTTGATATCAAGTGACATTCATCCCCCAGCAGCGGGAGTGTAAAGGAGAACACCATGGCCCAAAAAATCACCATTGATCCAGTCACCAGAATAGAGGGGCATCTGCGGATAGATTGCGAAGTCGACAACGGCAAGATCACCAATGCCTGGTCATCGGGACAGATGTGGCGGGGCATTGAAATCATCCTCAAAGGCAGGGATCCCCGGGATGCCTGGGCCTATACCCAGCGCATCTGCGGCGTCTGCACCACCGTCCACGCCATGGCCTCGGTGCGGGCGGTCGAGGATGCCCTGAAACTGGAGATTCCGCTCAACGCCCAGTACATCCGCAACATGATCGTCGGCGCTCACGGCATCCACGATCACATGGTTCATTTCTATCAGCTGTGCGCCCTCGACTGGGTGGACATCGTTTCCGCCACCACCGCCGATCCCCAGGCAACCGCCGCGCTCGGACAGAAGCTGTCCGGCTGGAAGGGCAACAGTGTCCAGGAGATCAAAGCGGTCCAGGACCGGCTGAAAAAATTCATCGCCAGTGGGCAATTGGGGATCTTTGCCAGCGGCTATTGGGGGCATCCGGCGATGAAACTCACCCCCGAGGTCAACCTGCTGGCCGCCACCCATTACCTGCAGGCCCTGGAATATCAGCGCAAGATCAATCAGGTGGTGGCAATTCTCGGCAGCAAGACGCCGCACATCCAGAACCTGGCGGTGGGTGGGGTTACCAACCCGATCAATCCCGACAGTCCGGCCAATCTGACGATTGAAAAATTGTTCCACATCAAGACCCTGATCGACGAGGTGGGCGATTTCATCAAGCAGGCCATGCTCACCGACGTGGCCGCGATCGGCGCCTACTACGCCGATTGGACCCAATACGGCGCCGGCGTGCTCAACTACCTGTCCGTGCCCGACATGCCCATGGACAGCAAGGGCACGACCTTTGCCCTGCCCGGTGGTTACATCCCGGGCGGTGATCTCGCCAAGTTCCGCCCGATCGCCAGCCAAAAGGAAACGGTGCTCTACGACTCGATCAAGGAGTCGATCAAACACGCTTGGTACAACGGCAACTGGGACCGCTCCCCCTACGAGGGGGAAACAGTACCCAACTACACCGGATTCGAGTACGACAAGAAGTACTCATGGGTCAAGGCCCCCACCTTCATGGGGCAGCCGGCCCAGGTCGGCCCCCTGCCCCACGTGGTGGCCATGTATCTTGCCGGCCACCAAGCCACCAAGCAGTATGTCGATGCCACCCTGCAGACCGTCTCGGCCCTGGCCGGCGCCACGGTGGGCATTGACGCCCTCCACTCGACCATCGGTCGAATCGCCGCCCGGGTGGTACGCTGCGCCGTGCTTCATGATACCTTGAGCGTCCAGTGGCAGGCCCTGATCGACAACATCGGCAAGGGGGACCTCGATACCTTCAACGCCCCGGTTTTTCCACGGGGCGAGCAACGCGGCGTCGGGTTCCACGAAGCCCCGCGCGGCACCTTGTCCCACTGGATCGTGATCGAAAACGGCAAGATCAAGAATTATCAGGCGGTGGTGCCCTCCACCTGGAACGCCGGGCCGCGCAACGACCAGGGGGCGCTCGGCCCCTACGAGGCCTCGCTGGTGGGCAATCCGGTGGCCAACGCCGAACTGCCGCTGGAGGTGCTGCGCACGGTTCATAGCTTTGATCCCTGCCTGGCCTGCGCCATCCACCTGGTCGACGGCCGCAAGACCCCGATCACCAAGGTCAGAGTGCTGTGAACGGGGGCGGGATGAAGGCGCTGGTGCTGGGCATCGGCAATCTGCTGATCGGCGACGAGGGCGTCGGCTGCCGGACAATTGAGGAGCTGTCCCGCCGCTACACCCTGCCGCCCGAGGTGGAATGCGTCGATGGCGGAACGGCCGGATTTGAGCTCTTGGCCATGCTCGACAGCAAGGACCACGTCATCCTCATCGATGCCCTGCGGGGCGACCGCGAGCCGGGAACCGTGGTCCTGGTCGAGGGCGACCATGTGCCCAAGGCCTTTCTCGCCCGCACCACCCCGCACCAGCTGGGCATCTGCGACGTGCTCGCCGCGGCCCAGCTCACCGACACCATGCCCAGACACCTGACCCTCTACGGCATAGAGCCCAAACAACTCGATGTCGGCATCGGCCTCTCCCCGGAGGTGGAGGCCGGAATGGAGAAAACCATCGGAGCCGTGGTCGAACAACTCCGTCACTTTGGATATGAGGTGAAACGCAATGGAATCGAATCCAAACATTAAAACGTGGACGCCGGCGACCATCGTCATGGTGGTGCTGATCATCGTCGGAACCGTGGTCGCCCTCTATCGAATACTGTCTGGCCTCGGGGCGGTCACCAACATGAACGACGGCTACCCGTGGGGCTTCTGGCTCGGCCTCGACGTGCTCGGCGGCGTGGCCATGGCGGCGGGCGGGTTCATCATCGCCTGCGCCGTCTACCTGTTCAATTGGAAAAAATACCGGCCCATCGTCCGTCCGGCCATCCTCACCGCCTTTCTCGGTTACCTGATGGCGGTGGCGGCCATTTTCCTCGACATCGGCCACCCCTTCCGTTTGCCGCACCCCATGGTCATGTGGCAGTACCACTCGGTCATGTGGGTCGTGGCGATGCACGTCATCTTCTACACCACCACCCTGGCCCTGGAGTTCAGCCCTATGCTTTTTGAACGGCTGGGCTGGGAAAAGGCGCGCCGGGCCGTGGGCAAGGTGATGGTCGGCGCGGTCATCTTCGGCGTCATGCTCTCCACCTTGCACCAATCGTCGCTGGGCGCGGTGTTCCTGATCGCCCCCTCCAAGATGTCGCCGCTGTGGTGGGATACCAAGATGCCCTTTCACTTCCTGGTTTCCGCCGTGGCCATGGGCCTGAGCATGGTCAGCTTCGAAACCATGCTCAGCGCCAAGTTCCTCGGTCACAAGGTCGACAAGGAAATCTTTTTCGGCCTGGGACGGGGCGTGCTTATCGTGCTGAGCTTTTATCTGCTGCTCAAACTCTACCAGCTGTTTGCCGTCGCCAGTCCTGGCATGGCCTTCGACGGCTCGCTCGAGGGCAACATGTATCTGTTGGAGATGTTGATCGGGGTCATCCTGCCCATCGGTCTGCTCAGTCTCAAAACGGTGCGCACCAACGTCAACGCCCTCTTTTCGATCAATATGCTGGTGATCACCGGCGTGCTGCTCAACCGGATGAACGTCTGTTTGTTCAGCATGGAAAGTTACAACACCTGGCGGGGTTCCGCCTACTCGCCCTCATGGATGGAGTTTTTGGTGTCGCTGGGCATCATTTCCCTGGGCGTATTTCTCTACAAAATGTCGGCCAAGCACCTGCCCTTGTTCTCCCACTGATCGCCGGAGAAACGCTTCATGCGGACGATGCGCACCGTTTTCGACCGCATGGGGCGCAGGCCAGCATACTTGGCCGATCAACACAGGCCTCAACGATAAACGGACGCTTTCCATGCACATCGTGAAATCATCCAGTGCACGCGGTGTTGTCGCGCTCGGCTGTCTGCTCGCGGCCACGGTGCTGCCGCCAGCCGGCTCAGCCGCGGCTGGCGAAAATTGTCAGGAACTGGTGCGGAATAAATGCGCCACGTGCCATTTCGTCACCTACATTTGTCCCAAGATCAAACAAGGCAAGGGCCGTTTCACCTGGAAAGGCATCGTCAAGGACATGGTCAAGGAAGGGATGGTGGCCACCGACCGGGAGCAGGAGCAACTGGTCGATTGCCTGGCCGTTCCGGACGCCCCGGTCAAGGCCTTTTGTCCAGCGCGATAAGCACCGGTCCGCATCACAACAGCAACGGGGAGAACGGCCAAGACCGTTCTCCCCGTTGCTGTTTGTTGCCAATTGACTCTCCGGTAGTTGTTTTCGCATCGCTTCGGCGGGAGATGCACAACCAGGCGCCGTGCCGGAAGAGGGGCGTTGTCACGCCCCAACCGTTCACTGTTCGATAACCGTCGTTTCGGTGATGGTGGTGGTCACGTTCACCAGCTCCTCCTCCCGTGCGGCATTGAAGTCGCCCAGGGTCTTGGCCCCGCCATAGAGTTCCACCTCCCCGGGAAAGCGGATGCCGATTTCCGAATAGGGGAACATGACCTTGGCGTCGAGAAAGAAGTCGTTGGCCAGGCTGTAGCCCGCGCCCAAAGCCCCCTGGACGTGGTTGTTGCCATAAAACCCGAGCAGTTCCGCAGAGGGATTCAAACTGTTGAACAGTTCGACAAACAGATTGCCTTCCACCCCATAGACCCGGTTGCCCTGGTCAATATCCGAAACGGAGGTGTGCTCCTCGGTGCTGACAAGAACCCCCTGTTCGTACCTGTTGGTCACGTGATGGGTGAGTGTGATCTCGTCCTCTTCCACCTCGGCATACTGGCAGGTCACGCCCAGCCTGATGGTCGAGGGATCGAAAAAGGAACGGTTGGCACTCAGGGCAAACGGAACCTGGATGATTCCACCGACCCTGATCTCGTCGTCGGCATGGACCGGCGAGGTCAGCATGACAGACGACAACCCAATCAGCGCGGCGGAGAGGATC contains these protein-coding regions:
- a CDS encoding nickel-dependent hydrogenase large subunit, whose translation is MAQKITIDPVTRIEGHLRIDCEVDNGKITNAWSSGQMWRGIEIILKGRDPRDAWAYTQRICGVCTTVHAMASVRAVEDALKLEIPLNAQYIRNMIVGAHGIHDHMVHFYQLCALDWVDIVSATTADPQATAALGQKLSGWKGNSVQEIKAVQDRLKKFIASGQLGIFASGYWGHPAMKLTPEVNLLAATHYLQALEYQRKINQVVAILGSKTPHIQNLAVGGVTNPINPDSPANLTIEKLFHIKTLIDEVGDFIKQAMLTDVAAIGAYYADWTQYGAGVLNYLSVPDMPMDSKGTTFALPGGYIPGGDLAKFRPIASQKETVLYDSIKESIKHAWYNGNWDRSPYEGETVPNYTGFEYDKKYSWVKAPTFMGQPAQVGPLPHVVAMYLAGHQATKQYVDATLQTVSALAGATVGIDALHSTIGRIAARVVRCAVLHDTLSVQWQALIDNIGKGDLDTFNAPVFPRGEQRGVGFHEAPRGTLSHWIVIENGKIKNYQAVVPSTWNAGPRNDQGALGPYEASLVGNPVANAELPLEVLRTVHSFDPCLACAIHLVDGRKTPITKVRVL
- the hybA gene encoding hydrogenase 2 operon protein HybA; this translates as MAINRRDFLKFSAGAGLMLTAAPTRGQAAPRGELPPDAVGILYDATLCIGCMSCMVNCKKANSEPGGALYHKETAGQIPFEYPQGDPIYDAPDNLSSKTLCVIKAYRDGDGEQPGQSEKGGPAFSFVKQHCLHCLEPACVSVCPVAALQKQPDTGIVTYNKNRCFGCRYCQIACPFGIPAYEWEKASPSVVKCQLCNHRYAQGGYSACCEFCPTGASIFGKVKDLREEAKRRLALKPGETYAYPVKRVDGDERTEQVVAEYVNHVYGLEEAGGTQYLFLAGVSFDKLGFNPRITNQVYPDFTWDYVSHVPALIGTLLVAGTALRVVTQKLEKKNNDAGKGDAS
- a CDS encoding HyaD/HybD family hydrogenase maturation endopeptidase, which gives rise to MKALVLGIGNLLIGDEGVGCRTIEELSRRYTLPPEVECVDGGTAGFELLAMLDSKDHVILIDALRGDREPGTVVLVEGDHVPKAFLARTTPHQLGICDVLAAAQLTDTMPRHLTLYGIEPKQLDVGIGLSPEVEAGMEKTIGAVVEQLRHFGYEVKRNGIESKH
- a CDS encoding LL-diaminopimelate aminotransferase, which translates into the protein MLRINEHYLKLQASYLFSDIAKRVAAFQTAHPEREVIKLGIGDVTNPLPPACIAAFHKAVDEMATTAGFRGYGPEQGYDFLRQAIAVNDFQARGADIQADEVFVSDGAKCDTGNIQELFALDATIAIPDPVYPVYLDTNVMAGRTGMFKDGRYEGIVYLESTKANNFVPDLPKEPVDLIYLCFPNNPTGSTITKEQLKVWVDFARETKALILFDAAYEAFIRDSQLPHSIFEIEGAREVAIEFRSYSKSAGFTGTRCAYTVVPKECRAFDAHGNKQAIHPLWNRRHCTKFNGVSYPVQRAAEAVYSPEGKAQCTALIDGYLNNAKIIGQAMSELGYTYVGGDNAPYVWIEGGRDSWEFFDLLLNKAGVVCTPGAGFGKCGQGYIRLSAFNSEANVVKAMERIKEALQ
- a CDS encoding hydrogenase small subunit gives rise to the protein MKSKVVGSNENLLSSVTRRDFMKFCTAVAATMGLPAAAVPRIAEAVTSPKRPPVIWLSGQECTGCVESLLRTGHPSIETLIFDLISLEYSETLNAGSGHQAEAARAKSIEENKGKFILVVDGAIPVKDKGIYCQIAGKPVLDILNETAPLAAAVIAIGSCAAWGGVPSADPNPTGATPVHTILKPKGIPVVNIPGCPPNPYNFLSTVIHFLTFNKLPALDDKGRPKFAYSRLIHENCERRPHFDAGRFAEEFGDEGHRQGYCLYKLGCKGPETYNNCATLPFNDTPGCWPVATGSPCFGCSEDKVGFHSPLFSKAKVAFPTPPAQQPDAVPPKGGGAKNFAYGVAGAAIGAAAVALSQRGGKED
- the nrfD gene encoding NrfD/PsrC family molybdoenzyme membrane anchor subunit, which produces MESNPNIKTWTPATIVMVVLIIVGTVVALYRILSGLGAVTNMNDGYPWGFWLGLDVLGGVAMAAGGFIIACAVYLFNWKKYRPIVRPAILTAFLGYLMAVAAIFLDIGHPFRLPHPMVMWQYHSVMWVVAMHVIFYTTTLALEFSPMLFERLGWEKARRAVGKVMVGAVIFGVMLSTLHQSSLGAVFLIAPSKMSPLWWDTKMPFHFLVSAVAMGLSMVSFETMLSAKFLGHKVDKEIFFGLGRGVLIVLSFYLLLKLYQLFAVASPGMAFDGSLEGNMYLLEMLIGVILPIGLLSLKTVRTNVNALFSINMLVITGVLLNRMNVCLFSMESYNTWRGSAYSPSWMEFLVSLGIISLGVFLYKMSAKHLPLFSH